The proteins below come from a single Arthrobacter sp. B1I2 genomic window:
- a CDS encoding ABC transporter ATP-binding protein gives MIEANGLTKVYGAKTAVAGVSFTVRAGQVTGFLGPNGAGKSTTMRMIMGLDRPTSGSVTVNGLPYVQHKAPLREVGALLDAKAVHTSRSAYNHLLAMAATHSIPKARVHEVIEMTGLDTVARKKAGGFSLGMGQRLGIAAALLGDPQTLILDEPVNGLDPEGVVWVRNLVRYLAGQGRTVFLSSHLMSEMAQTADHLIVIGRGRVIADAPIRDIITGKGQSRVRVRTDEPDRLYQLLAGRGASIDVPERELLEVTGLEPRTIATTALENQVMVYELTPLVASLEEAYMELTKDDVEYHSLPAAEVSK, from the coding sequence ATGATCGAGGCAAACGGGCTGACCAAGGTCTACGGCGCCAAAACCGCCGTGGCCGGCGTCAGCTTTACCGTCAGGGCAGGGCAGGTCACGGGCTTCCTGGGCCCAAACGGGGCGGGAAAGTCCACCACCATGCGCATGATCATGGGACTGGACCGGCCGACGTCGGGATCTGTCACCGTGAACGGCCTGCCGTACGTCCAGCACAAGGCACCCCTGCGCGAAGTAGGTGCCCTGCTGGATGCCAAGGCGGTCCACACCAGCCGGAGTGCCTACAACCACCTCTTGGCTATGGCTGCCACGCACAGCATCCCCAAGGCCAGGGTGCATGAGGTGATTGAGATGACGGGGCTTGACACGGTGGCACGCAAAAAGGCCGGCGGCTTCTCACTGGGCATGGGCCAGCGGCTGGGCATTGCAGCGGCCCTGCTGGGGGATCCCCAGACCCTCATCCTCGATGAACCGGTCAACGGCCTGGACCCGGAGGGCGTGGTCTGGGTGCGGAACCTGGTCCGCTACCTCGCCGGGCAGGGACGAACCGTGTTCCTCTCAAGCCACCTGATGAGCGAGATGGCGCAGACCGCTGACCACCTGATCGTCATCGGACGCGGCCGGGTGATTGCCGACGCACCGATCCGTGACATCATCACCGGCAAGGGCCAGTCACGTGTCCGCGTCCGCACCGATGAACCTGACCGGCTCTACCAGCTGCTTGCCGGACGGGGGGCATCCATTGACGTCCCGGAGCGGGAGCTGCTCGAAGTCACGGGCCTGGAGCCCAGGACCATCGCCACAACCGCCCTGGAAAATCAGGTCATGGTCTATGAACTCACGCCGCTCGTGGCCAGCCTCGAGGAGGCCTACATGGAACTGACCAAGGACGACGTCGAATACCACTCCCTGCCCGCTGCGGAGGTAAGCAAGTAA
- a CDS encoding ABC transporter permease, giving the protein MSAMTTESTSSPEPASSRGNRSARNGGRTLPGPTFFRVLNSEIIKFRSLLSTLILLASTAVVMVGFGALSAWGTGQFADAATRDPQGAARMASQGGDLAVSVPTSGIAFAQLILGSLGVLLMSSEFTTGMARSTFAAVPKRLPAFAAKLVVVMVTSFVVTAASTWVAGLMAVPILDNYGLKLDLGSSQSVKLLLVNSIYVAAVAAIGMALGTLIRNSAGGIMSLVGIFFVAPIAFQLIPGDFFKEARKYLPGNTIDPLTAAQHVPDTLEAWQAALVLGAWVVIPVLLAAVLLKRRDV; this is encoded by the coding sequence ATGAGCGCAATGACCACTGAATCCACGTCCTCGCCCGAACCTGCGTCCTCCCGCGGGAACCGCAGCGCCCGTAACGGTGGACGGACCCTGCCCGGCCCCACGTTCTTCCGGGTGCTCAACTCGGAAATCATCAAGTTCCGCAGCCTCCTTTCCACGCTGATCCTGCTCGCTTCCACCGCGGTGGTCATGGTCGGATTCGGCGCCCTGTCCGCCTGGGGGACGGGCCAGTTCGCGGATGCGGCCACGCGCGATCCGCAGGGCGCGGCGCGGATGGCATCCCAGGGTGGCGACCTTGCCGTCAGCGTGCCCACCTCGGGCATCGCCTTCGCCCAGCTGATCCTGGGGTCACTCGGCGTGCTCCTGATGAGCTCGGAGTTCACCACCGGCATGGCGCGGTCCACCTTCGCAGCCGTGCCCAAGCGGCTTCCTGCGTTCGCTGCAAAGCTGGTGGTGGTCATGGTTACATCGTTCGTGGTCACGGCGGCATCCACCTGGGTGGCAGGACTGATGGCCGTGCCCATCCTGGACAACTATGGACTCAAGCTGGATCTTGGCAGCTCACAGTCGGTGAAGCTCCTCCTGGTCAACAGCATCTACGTGGCAGCCGTCGCTGCCATCGGCATGGCCCTGGGCACGCTGATCAGGAATTCCGCCGGCGGAATCATGAGCCTGGTGGGCATCTTCTTCGTGGCGCCCATCGCTTTCCAGCTGATCCCCGGTGACTTCTTCAAGGAAGCCCGCAAGTACCTGCCCGGCAACACGATTGATCCGCTGACGGCCGCGCAGCACGTTCCGGACACCCTGGAGGCCTGGCAGGCGGCGCTGGTCCTTGGTGCCTGGGTGGTCATCCCCGTCCTGCTCGCCGCAGTCCTGCTGAAACGGCGGGACGTCTAG
- a CDS encoding amino acid permease yields the protein MHADQQLSKSLKPRHLSMIAIAGVIGAGLFVGSGAAIQQAGPGILVAYAAAGLVVILVMRMLGEMAAANPETGSFSTYADKALGRWAGFSIGWLYAWFWIIVLGIEATAGAAIMHRWVPGIDQWVWALALMVLLTLTNLGSVKSYGEFEFWFASIKVAAIVLFLVFGAAAILGLIPGVPAPGLSNLVNNGGFMPNGPGAVLAGILVVVFSFFGAEIATIAAGESENPVDAVKKAVKSTVWRILVFYIGSIAVVVTLLPWNSASVAKSPYVAVIELFGIPGAGTIMDVVVLTSVLSCLNSGLYTASRMLFSLSTRGDAPRSWMRISRRGVPATAVLASTVVGFVTVGLNYVAPDTVFLFLVNTSGAIALFVWLVISASQLVLRRRMGAAAKDLQLKMWLFPYLTWAAIISIVALLIGMVIVESTRESLLLSLALAAVVVAVGVLRYRRKDQAAGQPAGAEAAAAPAEQARR from the coding sequence ATGCATGCTGACCAGCAACTCTCCAAGTCCCTGAAACCCAGGCACCTCTCCATGATCGCCATCGCGGGCGTCATTGGCGCAGGGCTCTTCGTCGGCTCGGGGGCCGCAATCCAGCAGGCCGGCCCCGGCATCCTCGTCGCGTATGCGGCCGCGGGGCTGGTGGTCATCCTGGTGATGCGCATGCTGGGGGAGATGGCCGCTGCGAACCCGGAAACGGGCTCCTTCTCCACCTACGCGGACAAGGCGCTGGGCCGCTGGGCAGGCTTCAGCATCGGCTGGCTCTACGCCTGGTTCTGGATCATCGTCCTGGGCATCGAGGCCACCGCCGGCGCGGCCATCATGCACCGGTGGGTTCCGGGCATTGACCAGTGGGTCTGGGCTCTTGCCCTCATGGTGCTGCTGACGCTCACCAACCTGGGCTCGGTGAAGTCCTACGGTGAGTTCGAGTTCTGGTTCGCGTCCATCAAGGTGGCGGCGATCGTCCTCTTCCTGGTCTTCGGCGCCGCCGCCATCCTGGGCCTTATCCCCGGCGTCCCGGCTCCCGGCCTGAGCAACCTGGTCAATAACGGCGGCTTCATGCCCAACGGTCCGGGCGCTGTCCTGGCCGGAATCCTCGTGGTGGTCTTCTCCTTCTTCGGCGCCGAGATCGCCACCATTGCCGCCGGCGAATCCGAAAACCCCGTGGACGCCGTGAAGAAGGCCGTGAAGTCCACCGTTTGGCGGATCCTGGTCTTCTACATCGGTTCCATTGCCGTGGTGGTCACCCTGCTGCCGTGGAACTCGGCCTCCGTGGCCAAGAGCCCCTACGTTGCGGTCATCGAACTGTTCGGCATCCCGGGCGCCGGAACCATCATGGACGTCGTGGTGCTGACCTCCGTGCTGTCCTGCCTGAACTCCGGCCTCTACACGGCCAGCCGCATGCTGTTCTCGCTCTCCACCCGGGGTGACGCGCCGCGCTCATGGATGCGCATTTCCCGGCGTGGGGTTCCCGCCACCGCCGTGCTCGCCTCCACCGTGGTTGGCTTCGTCACGGTGGGCCTGAACTACGTTGCCCCGGACACCGTGTTCCTCTTCCTGGTCAACACCTCCGGTGCCATCGCACTGTTCGTGTGGCTGGTCATCTCCGCCTCGCAGCTGGTCCTCCGCCGGCGCATGGGAGCCGCGGCGAAGGACCTGCAGCTGAAAATGTGGCTTTTCCCGTACCTCACCTGGGCAGCGATTATCAGCATCGTGGCCCTGCTGATCGGCATGGTGATTGTGGAATCCACCCGGGAATCCCTGCTGCTGTCCCTGGCCCTGGCGGCCGTGGTGGTGGCGGTGGGCGTGCTGCGCTACCGGCGCAAGGACCAGGCTGCTGGACAGCCGGCCGGAGCGGAGGCTGCGGCGGCACCTGCAGAGCAGGCGCGGCGCTAG
- a CDS encoding M18 family aminopeptidase codes for MPLPSSATDHIQDLGAYVSASPSSFHAAHEGGRRLEEAGFTRLDELQPWEGGHGSFFIIRDGALIAWVVPEGAGPATGFNILGAHTDSPSFKLKPKPTTGAHGWLQAGVEIYGGPLLNSWLDRELRLAGRLVMLDGTEHLTATGPLLRFPQLAIHLDRAVNEGLTLDKQRHMNPVWGLGNPSDSDLLGVLAASVAGESVDPGQIGGYDVVIADTQAPAVFGGKGEFFASGRLDNLSATHAGLAALVAHAGSEAAAGPIAVVAAFDHEEIGSNSRSGACGPILEDVLVRISDGLGATVSQRRQALSASFCLSADAGHAVHPNYPERHDPANHPVLNGGPLLKINANQRYATDALGAAFWARLCGEAGVPYQEFVSNNVVPCGSTIGPLTATRLGIRTVDVGVPLLSMHSARELCGVEDPLRLAGVTELFFRTAA; via the coding sequence ATGCCTTTGCCTTCCTCTGCCACAGACCACATCCAGGACCTTGGGGCCTATGTGAGCGCATCGCCGTCGAGCTTCCACGCTGCGCATGAGGGGGGCCGGCGGCTGGAGGAAGCCGGGTTCACGCGCCTGGACGAGCTGCAGCCGTGGGAGGGCGGGCACGGTTCCTTCTTCATCATCCGTGACGGGGCCCTGATCGCGTGGGTGGTGCCCGAGGGTGCGGGACCGGCCACCGGATTCAACATCCTGGGTGCCCATACCGATTCACCGTCATTCAAGCTCAAACCCAAGCCCACTACAGGTGCCCACGGCTGGCTCCAGGCCGGAGTGGAGATCTACGGCGGCCCCCTGCTGAACTCCTGGCTGGACCGCGAGCTGCGGCTCGCGGGCCGGCTGGTGATGCTGGACGGTACGGAGCACCTCACGGCCACCGGGCCGCTGCTCCGCTTCCCGCAGCTGGCCATCCACCTGGACCGCGCCGTGAACGAGGGGCTCACCCTGGATAAACAGCGCCACATGAACCCGGTGTGGGGACTCGGGAATCCCTCAGACTCCGACCTGCTGGGCGTGCTGGCGGCTTCAGTTGCCGGCGAGTCCGTTGATCCGGGGCAGATTGGCGGGTACGACGTCGTCATTGCGGACACGCAGGCACCTGCGGTTTTCGGGGGCAAGGGGGAGTTCTTCGCATCAGGGCGGCTGGACAACCTTTCGGCCACGCATGCCGGGCTGGCAGCGCTGGTTGCCCACGCAGGGTCCGAAGCTGCCGCCGGGCCGATTGCGGTCGTAGCAGCTTTCGACCACGAGGAAATCGGCTCCAACTCCCGCTCCGGTGCGTGCGGACCAATCCTTGAGGACGTGCTGGTGCGCATCTCTGACGGCCTGGGCGCAACGGTGAGCCAGCGGCGGCAGGCCCTGTCGGCGTCGTTCTGCCTCTCTGCCGATGCCGGGCACGCGGTCCACCCCAACTACCCCGAGCGGCACGACCCCGCCAACCACCCCGTGTTGAACGGCGGGCCGCTGCTGAAGATCAATGCCAACCAGCGCTATGCCACCGACGCGTTAGGAGCCGCATTCTGGGCGCGGCTCTGCGGCGAAGCCGGCGTTCCGTACCAGGAATTCGTGTCCAACAACGTGGTGCCCTGCGGTTCCACCATCGGGCCGCTCACCGCCACCCGGCTGGGGATCCGGACGGTGGACGTCGGCGTGCCGCTCCTGTCCATGCACTCAGCCCGCGAGCTGTGCGGGGTGGAGGATCCCCTGCGCCTGGCCGGCGTGACGGAGCTGTTCTTCCGGACAGCGGCCTAG
- a CDS encoding O-antigen ligase family protein has product MGLFTEALYLGVGFAAVALGLVAALTHPGRRNILAFLLGISAGLVAVQIFRVHIFTLLAVAWVFLPGRARNRSAFKLVAALLAAALLLASTTLSGDLVNSPTLGLQLLGLAGSAALVALTSTRKDATAMMWGLLAVSTVGSGVGVLQVFQVIPMDLWHLHVSSIGRPTGIYPEPDWLGMFSGMGVLLSWRLPMSRPAKVGFFLPNIIVFVLAMARASWIALLICVAAAAVASMVHRRRGLTTVATGPRRGRRAAIVVASVAAVVALSAVPQLQEEVAARASTMLGTVQEDDISGQARIRQNDSLVELARSIPVYGHGLSSAGRVGVWGQIDTVGESQNNVASNWVLGMWVDGALFAVPLMVCLIGLALVWVRSIPGQLLLFTLVCSLFSNAIFFPVTWLLVGLAIIAAQSNKEALPRPRHRLDGMLSDKE; this is encoded by the coding sequence ATGGGGTTGTTCACCGAAGCTCTCTACCTTGGTGTGGGATTCGCTGCCGTCGCGCTGGGGCTGGTCGCTGCCCTCACGCATCCGGGCCGCCGGAACATTCTCGCGTTCCTTCTTGGCATTTCCGCGGGACTCGTTGCAGTCCAGATTTTCAGGGTCCATATCTTCACGCTCCTCGCCGTAGCCTGGGTCTTCCTGCCCGGCCGGGCAAGGAACAGAAGTGCCTTCAAGCTCGTTGCGGCGCTACTGGCCGCCGCATTGCTGCTGGCCTCAACCACGCTTTCCGGCGACCTGGTTAACAGTCCAACACTTGGCCTTCAGCTTCTGGGTCTCGCGGGGTCGGCCGCGCTCGTAGCCCTGACGTCAACCCGTAAGGATGCGACGGCCATGATGTGGGGCCTGCTGGCCGTCTCCACCGTGGGCAGCGGCGTTGGCGTACTGCAGGTCTTCCAGGTCATCCCCATGGATCTCTGGCACCTTCACGTCAGTTCCATCGGCCGCCCCACGGGAATCTACCCTGAACCCGATTGGCTGGGAATGTTCTCGGGTATGGGGGTGCTGCTGAGCTGGCGGCTCCCCATGTCCCGGCCGGCAAAGGTGGGATTCTTTCTGCCGAACATCATCGTCTTTGTCCTGGCCATGGCCCGGGCATCATGGATCGCACTCCTAATCTGTGTGGCTGCCGCAGCAGTAGCATCGATGGTTCACAGGCGTCGGGGACTGACCACTGTCGCAACGGGCCCAAGACGGGGGCGACGCGCCGCCATTGTTGTTGCCTCGGTCGCTGCCGTTGTCGCCCTGTCGGCCGTTCCCCAACTGCAGGAGGAAGTGGCAGCCCGGGCGTCCACGATGCTGGGGACGGTCCAGGAGGACGATATCTCCGGGCAGGCCCGGATCAGGCAAAACGATTCTCTCGTCGAGCTGGCCAGGTCAATCCCCGTCTATGGTCATGGTCTTAGCTCCGCGGGAAGGGTAGGGGTCTGGGGCCAAATCGATACTGTGGGTGAGTCCCAAAACAACGTAGCCAGCAATTGGGTCCTGGGCATGTGGGTCGACGGCGCGCTGTTTGCGGTGCCCCTGATGGTCTGCCTCATAGGTCTTGCGCTGGTATGGGTGCGCAGCATCCCCGGCCAACTCCTGCTCTTCACGCTCGTGTGCAGCTTGTTTTCCAACGCCATCTTCTTCCCCGTGACGTGGCTCCTTGTCGGGCTGGCGATCATCGCTGCCCAATCCAACAAGGAGGCCTTACCGCGTCCCCGCCACCGCTTGGACGGCATGTTGAGCGACAAGGAGTAA
- a CDS encoding glycosyltransferase family 2 protein, whose amino-acid sequence MIIPDLAALVVHHRSYQTLGATLAALVSGGVAPDRLLVVDNSEEPGRRAEVDRLLPPGAHAIYCANAGYGAAVNRGASWHEENTHKWQYLLVATHESKPEADCLGLLRAALAEDPGTAVVGPVLVTGDEGKTIWSRGGHFTRVLGLPRHRGHLQARSCLAVDLPQPVSWLDGALLMFRRGILAQYPIDESYFLYMEEADHHQTLQRHGWKVKVNPRAFAWQQSNGVPPFYLTRNIQIFHAKNGSRFQALVSAPYLLARSVGRDLIKQQHMGTFRPLLAGLQSGRVLASAARAKQPVGVIIVNPLGGALRHYTKALHQHLVDAGIPVQVKSLDEPSVSGKHRLAWLLEYVELLGWVGWHKRRRSVPPRILVTWPVLGFWDLLLVKVLCGSSSWVVYHDPTPLVRSTGSGRAVSAFVGKVKGLPEALVHSEEAAEAMCGRGFADGLTVVRHPVLPYPSERPPTETVKHDPDRRPRIRVLGQYKPDRDLDLLESLAVRLGSRYDCEIIGRGWPTVKGWRVDARFVPEDELDHLIAGSTVILIPYKRFFQSGIAIRALEQAVPVVGRSETSLGDLFGPQSGLLVGEQYGAAGDVDAWLGAIDFAATNGRAEAYWAAESFHRQAADDWALLAAPRNPLT is encoded by the coding sequence GTGATCATTCCGGACCTGGCTGCCCTGGTGGTCCACCACCGCAGCTACCAAACGTTGGGAGCGACCCTCGCCGCGTTGGTCTCCGGTGGTGTGGCCCCGGACCGCCTCCTCGTGGTCGACAACAGTGAGGAACCCGGCCGACGTGCCGAAGTGGACAGACTCCTGCCTCCGGGCGCACACGCCATCTACTGCGCGAACGCCGGTTACGGTGCGGCAGTAAACCGCGGAGCCTCTTGGCATGAGGAAAACACGCACAAATGGCAATACCTTCTGGTCGCCACCCATGAGTCGAAGCCCGAGGCGGACTGCCTCGGGCTCCTTCGTGCCGCCCTCGCCGAGGATCCCGGGACAGCCGTGGTTGGGCCGGTCCTGGTCACGGGCGATGAAGGGAAGACTATTTGGTCGCGGGGGGGACATTTCACCAGGGTCTTGGGACTGCCCCGCCACCGTGGGCACTTACAGGCACGGTCATGCCTGGCCGTCGATCTTCCGCAACCCGTGTCGTGGCTTGATGGCGCCCTCCTGATGTTCCGGCGCGGCATACTGGCCCAGTACCCCATTGATGAAAGCTATTTCCTCTACATGGAGGAAGCGGACCACCACCAAACCCTCCAGCGCCATGGCTGGAAGGTGAAGGTGAACCCTCGGGCCTTCGCCTGGCAGCAATCAAACGGGGTCCCACCGTTCTACCTGACGCGCAACATCCAGATTTTCCATGCGAAGAACGGGTCACGATTTCAGGCCCTGGTATCCGCACCATATCTTTTGGCACGGTCTGTGGGCCGAGACCTCATCAAACAACAGCACATGGGCACGTTCCGTCCCCTGCTGGCCGGGCTACAATCCGGCCGGGTACTGGCTAGCGCCGCCCGGGCCAAGCAACCGGTGGGCGTCATCATCGTGAACCCTTTGGGAGGGGCCCTAAGGCACTACACCAAAGCATTGCATCAACACTTGGTGGACGCAGGAATTCCAGTGCAGGTGAAGTCCTTGGACGAACCCTCGGTCTCCGGCAAGCATCGCCTCGCCTGGCTTCTGGAATACGTGGAACTGCTGGGGTGGGTGGGTTGGCACAAACGCCGTCGCAGCGTTCCGCCCAGAATCCTGGTCACCTGGCCCGTTCTGGGGTTTTGGGACCTTCTCCTCGTCAAGGTGCTGTGCGGGAGTTCCTCATGGGTGGTCTATCACGACCCCACCCCGCTGGTCAGGTCAACCGGAAGCGGCAGGGCGGTTTCCGCCTTCGTGGGGAAGGTGAAAGGCCTACCTGAAGCTCTGGTGCACAGCGAGGAGGCTGCCGAAGCCATGTGTGGAAGGGGATTCGCGGACGGATTGACCGTAGTGCGCCACCCAGTACTTCCATATCCATCGGAGCGGCCCCCCACCGAAACCGTCAAACATGACCCTGACCGCCGTCCCCGGATACGCGTCCTGGGGCAATACAAGCCGGACCGGGATCTCGACCTTTTGGAGTCTCTGGCCGTGCGCCTTGGATCCCGCTACGACTGCGAAATCATTGGCCGTGGATGGCCGACAGTCAAGGGGTGGCGGGTGGATGCGCGTTTCGTCCCGGAAGACGAGCTGGACCATCTGATTGCGGGCAGCACGGTCATACTCATACCCTACAAACGGTTCTTCCAGAGCGGGATCGCCATCCGGGCGCTTGAGCAGGCCGTTCCGGTCGTAGGACGTTCCGAAACGAGCCTGGGGGATTTGTTTGGGCCGCAGTCAGGGCTATTGGTCGGCGAACAGTACGGCGCCGCCGGGGACGTCGACGCCTGGCTCGGCGCCATTGATTTCGCTGCCACCAACGGACGGGCAGAAGCCTACTGGGCTGCCGAATCCTTCCATCGCCAGGCTGCGGACGATTGGGCCCTCCTGGCGGCCCCTCGGAATCCGCTGACTTAG
- a CDS encoding glycosyltransferase, whose amino-acid sequence MPKTVAVVGTRGYPSYYGGFETAVRKIAPFLTDKGWDVNVYCRPGSTKDDDAARDPRVRTTTTPGLESKSLSTLSFGLTSVLHCLREKPDVALVMNVANGFWLPLLRLRGIPTVVNVDGIEWERAKWNGFAKLVFKLGARLTARFGTILVSDSVEIQRRWKVDFGRDSLFIPYGGELSVPLEVVPGLDHDSYVLMVARFVPENTVAEFFEAVEDIAREHPVVIVGSSGYRGSLDEDVKALSARHPNVTWLGHLSDDNKLLSLWQHAGVYFHGHSVGGTNPALVQAMACGAPVVARRTAYNSEVLDTPEHLVDPEPLAIGRALCRMLSDHDLRSKARQANKERAASHYNWNDVCGQYEQALMAATGPARKMARLLPVVHAQ is encoded by the coding sequence ATGCCCAAAACAGTGGCAGTCGTCGGCACGCGCGGTTATCCAAGCTATTACGGCGGATTTGAAACTGCCGTCAGGAAGATCGCCCCCTTCCTCACCGACAAGGGCTGGGATGTCAACGTGTACTGCCGGCCCGGTTCCACCAAAGATGATGATGCCGCGCGCGACCCCCGTGTCCGGACCACCACAACTCCGGGTTTGGAAAGCAAGTCACTAAGCACCCTGTCATTCGGTCTCACCTCGGTTCTCCACTGCCTCCGGGAGAAACCAGACGTCGCGCTGGTGATGAACGTGGCGAACGGCTTCTGGCTGCCGCTGCTGAGACTCCGTGGAATACCAACCGTAGTAAATGTTGACGGAATCGAATGGGAACGTGCCAAGTGGAACGGGTTCGCAAAACTCGTCTTCAAGCTTGGAGCCCGTCTTACCGCCCGTTTTGGGACCATTTTGGTCAGCGATTCCGTCGAAATACAGCGGCGCTGGAAAGTGGACTTTGGCCGGGACTCCCTCTTCATTCCGTACGGGGGTGAACTTTCGGTTCCCTTGGAAGTTGTCCCGGGTCTCGATCACGACTCGTACGTACTTATGGTGGCCCGGTTCGTCCCCGAAAACACGGTGGCGGAGTTCTTTGAGGCAGTAGAGGACATAGCGCGCGAGCACCCAGTTGTCATTGTAGGGTCCAGCGGATATAGAGGTTCCCTCGACGAAGACGTGAAAGCCCTGAGCGCCCGACATCCGAATGTCACATGGCTCGGGCACCTCAGCGACGACAACAAGCTGCTGTCGCTGTGGCAGCACGCGGGGGTCTACTTCCACGGGCACAGCGTCGGAGGGACAAATCCTGCCTTGGTCCAGGCCATGGCTTGTGGAGCACCGGTGGTGGCGCGGCGTACCGCATACAACAGCGAAGTACTTGATACCCCCGAGCACCTCGTGGATCCGGAACCACTCGCTATCGGAAGGGCGCTTTGCCGCATGCTTTCGGACCACGACCTCCGTTCGAAGGCGAGACAGGCCAACAAGGAGCGGGCCGCTTCCCACTACAACTGGAACGACGTCTGCGGGCAGTACGAACAGGCGCTTATGGCGGCGACTGGTCCGGCCCGAAAAATGGCACGCCTGCTCCCTGTCGTGCATGCCCAGTGA
- a CDS encoding polysaccharide biosynthesis tyrosine autokinase has protein sequence MTGKYEVNSGDSVTGMGVREYIRVARLYWRSIAVATIVVTAIVTLWGALQPRIYAAESSALVLTVGSENVNTLLTGDALAKSKIKNYESIAESRLIADQVIASVGMDTTADALLSTISVKVPVETAEIRITATSPDPLRAQRVADAWVNELAKQVQLLESSVTAGQPASPNLPVGLVPLDKAVRPAAPISPNIQLALLFGAVGGLLLAYAAALLRHHLDRRLRSSSQIERLFEVPVIGTLPYDPDISGTFKILGTERHELQKTEVQNRAFIEALRALRTNLRFLDVDHRPRIILVTSPMTSEGKSTVAGNLAVTMAATGEPVVIVDGDLRRPRIAGAFNLVPGVGVTNVLSGQAKLVDVIQAPTVLSNLSILGSGPTPPNPSELLGTNAMKQLLTTLSAGATVLIDAPPLLPVTDAAVLSRAADGVIVVARAGQTTRDELERSLKTLHTVNATVLGVIFNCVPTKGVDSYAYYGSYLAAPDATPPGKADIAELHTAADSRETS, from the coding sequence GTGACAGGCAAGTACGAAGTCAACAGCGGTGACTCCGTTACGGGGATGGGGGTGCGCGAGTACATCCGGGTGGCAAGGCTCTACTGGCGGTCCATCGCCGTGGCGACGATTGTGGTCACGGCGATAGTCACACTCTGGGGGGCCCTCCAGCCACGAATCTATGCGGCGGAGTCCAGCGCCCTTGTCCTCACAGTGGGTTCAGAGAATGTGAACACGCTCCTGACGGGCGATGCGCTGGCAAAGTCCAAAATCAAGAATTACGAGTCGATTGCCGAATCCCGCCTGATAGCAGATCAAGTCATTGCATCAGTGGGGATGGATACCACTGCTGACGCCCTGCTCTCTACGATCTCGGTAAAAGTCCCGGTCGAGACGGCTGAGATTCGCATCACTGCCACCTCGCCGGATCCGCTACGCGCTCAACGGGTGGCCGATGCGTGGGTAAACGAGCTGGCCAAGCAAGTCCAACTACTTGAAAGTTCCGTGACCGCCGGCCAGCCGGCCTCCCCAAATCTCCCCGTTGGCCTGGTTCCGCTCGATAAAGCGGTCCGTCCAGCCGCACCAATCTCCCCAAACATCCAACTCGCGCTCCTCTTCGGTGCGGTTGGTGGCCTCCTCCTGGCCTACGCCGCAGCGCTTCTCCGCCATCATCTTGATCGTCGGCTGCGGAGCTCCAGCCAGATAGAACGGCTCTTCGAAGTTCCCGTGATCGGCACTCTCCCCTATGACCCGGACATCAGCGGTACCTTCAAGATACTTGGCACGGAGCGCCACGAACTCCAGAAAACAGAAGTACAGAACCGTGCCTTCATAGAGGCTCTTCGGGCGCTCAGGACCAACCTGAGATTCCTAGACGTTGATCATCGTCCGCGCATTATCCTGGTGACAAGTCCCATGACATCCGAAGGCAAGTCGACCGTCGCCGGGAATCTGGCCGTAACGATGGCCGCGACCGGTGAGCCCGTCGTCATCGTCGATGGGGACCTCCGCCGTCCACGCATCGCCGGAGCGTTCAACCTCGTCCCAGGGGTCGGGGTGACCAATGTCCTTAGCGGCCAGGCCAAACTGGTCGACGTTATCCAGGCCCCGACCGTCCTGTCGAACCTCTCCATCCTGGGTTCAGGACCCACCCCGCCTAACCCAAGCGAACTGCTCGGCACAAACGCCATGAAACAATTGCTGACCACCCTTTCGGCCGGGGCCACGGTTCTCATTGACGCTCCCCCTCTGCTGCCCGTCACAGACGCCGCCGTCCTGTCACGGGCCGCCGACGGGGTCATTGTGGTGGCCAGGGCCGGTCAAACCACGCGGGATGAACTTGAACGGTCGCTCAAGACACTTCATACGGTCAATGCCACTGTCCTCGGGGTGATATTCAACTGTGTTCCCACAAAGGGTGTGGATTCCTACGCCTACTACGGCTCCTACCTTGCTGCCCCGGACGCTACACCCCCCGGAAAAGCGGACATCGCTGAACTTCATACCGCCGCCGACAGCCGGGAAACTTCGTAG